Proteins encoded together in one Variovorax paradoxus window:
- a CDS encoding Bug family tripartite tricarboxylate transporter substrate binding protein, producing the protein MKFSFLARTASAATLALATAMAGAQPAYPDKPVRIMVGASPGGGTDILARVLADKFAPVLKQPVTVENRPGASNTIAGELTARAAADGTTLLLATNTAQAVAPHILRLKYDPLKDLQPIGLVAVMPNVLVVSASSPYKSVKDLVAAMTAKPGGLKYASSGIGSTQHVGGEAFNLATGMKSIHVPYKGSSQAHIDIIGGEVDMMFDSTSSAMGQIKAGKFRALAVSAPQRSPELPDVPTLAEQGIKGADVSTWYGLYVTAGTPRPVVERLGTELTRTLKLPDVQGRIKGLGGEPGVITGEAFAAMNKQEFDHYGQLVRDANIKAE; encoded by the coding sequence ATGAAGTTTTCTTTTCTTGCCCGCACGGCCAGCGCGGCAACGCTGGCACTGGCAACCGCCATGGCCGGTGCGCAGCCCGCCTACCCCGACAAGCCGGTGCGCATCATGGTCGGCGCCTCGCCCGGCGGTGGCACCGACATCCTCGCGCGCGTGCTGGCCGACAAGTTCGCGCCGGTGCTCAAGCAGCCCGTGACGGTGGAGAACCGCCCCGGCGCCTCCAACACCATTGCCGGCGAACTCACGGCGCGCGCCGCGGCCGACGGCACCACCCTGCTGCTGGCCACCAACACCGCGCAGGCGGTGGCGCCGCACATCCTCAGGCTCAAGTACGACCCGCTGAAAGACCTGCAGCCGATCGGCCTGGTGGCCGTCATGCCCAACGTGCTGGTGGTTTCGGCCAGCTCGCCCTACAAGTCGGTGAAAGACCTGGTGGCGGCCATGACGGCCAAGCCGGGCGGCTTGAAGTACGCATCGTCCGGCATCGGCAGCACGCAGCACGTGGGCGGCGAGGCCTTCAACCTCGCAACGGGCATGAAGTCGATCCATGTGCCCTACAAGGGCAGCTCGCAGGCGCACATCGACATCATCGGCGGCGAGGTCGACATGATGTTCGACAGCACCTCTTCCGCCATGGGCCAGATCAAGGCCGGCAAGTTCCGCGCGCTGGCCGTGAGCGCTCCGCAACGTTCGCCCGAACTGCCCGACGTGCCCACGCTCGCCGAGCAGGGCATCAAGGGCGCCGACGTGTCCACCTGGTACGGGCTCTACGTGACGGCTGGCACGCCGCGGCCCGTGGTGGAGCGGCTCGGTACGGAGCTCACCCGCACGCTCAAGCTGCCCGATGTGCAGGGGCGCATCAAAGGTCTTGGCGGGGAGCCCGGCGTGATCACCGGCGAAGCTTTTGCGGCCATGAACAAGCAGGAGTTCGACCACTACGGGCAGCTCGTGCGCGACGCCAACATCAAGGCCGAATGA
- a CDS encoding LysR family transcriptional regulator, with the protein MTSGSGLTDASLMLHVRPRQLLLLARLDAHRHLGRAAEAMNISQPAATKLLQQLEDSLGEKLFERLARGMEPTPYGEILIRYARRVLSDFGSAREEMLALRSGLSGSLRVGSVPGAVPELLAPALVEYHRRHPQVAVSVVVETSDVMQAQLEQGDVDLVLGRLTDSHDEARYASVPLLGESQVVVVRAAHPVFERPTVTLAEMANWSWVLQPPGSPQRGRFEAAMREAGIQARLDIIETASPIAITALLENSDMAAVMPASQAGHYARLGVLRTVPVELPVRVPPICLITRQDRALSPAAAQFRRQLLGGA; encoded by the coding sequence ATGACTTCCGGTTCAGGCCTGACCGACGCATCGCTGATGCTCCATGTGCGGCCGCGCCAGCTGCTCCTGTTGGCACGGCTCGATGCCCACCGCCATCTGGGCCGTGCGGCCGAGGCCATGAACATCAGCCAGCCGGCGGCCACCAAGCTGCTGCAGCAACTGGAAGATTCGCTGGGCGAAAAGCTCTTCGAGCGCCTCGCGCGCGGCATGGAGCCCACGCCTTACGGCGAAATCCTGATCCGTTACGCCCGCCGCGTGCTCAGCGACTTCGGCAGCGCCCGCGAGGAAATGCTCGCGCTGCGCTCGGGCCTCAGCGGTTCGCTGCGCGTGGGCAGCGTGCCGGGCGCGGTGCCCGAGCTACTGGCGCCGGCGCTGGTCGAGTACCACCGCCGTCATCCGCAGGTGGCCGTGTCGGTGGTGGTCGAGACCAGCGATGTGATGCAGGCGCAGCTGGAGCAGGGCGACGTTGACCTGGTGCTGGGCCGGCTCACGGACAGCCACGACGAGGCCAGGTACGCGAGCGTGCCGCTGCTGGGCGAGTCGCAGGTGGTCGTGGTGCGCGCCGCTCACCCGGTGTTCGAGCGGCCCACCGTCACGCTGGCCGAAATGGCGAACTGGTCATGGGTGCTGCAGCCGCCCGGCTCGCCGCAGCGCGGGCGCTTCGAGGCGGCCATGCGGGAGGCGGGCATCCAGGCGCGCCTCGACATCATCGAAACGGCATCGCCCATTGCCATTACCGCCTTGCTCGAGAACTCCGACATGGCGGCCGTGATGCCGGCTTCGCAGGCCGGCCACTACGCGCGGCTGGGCGTGCTGCGCACCGTGCCGGTGGAGCTGCCGGTGCGCGTGCCGCCAATCTGCCTCATCACCCGGCAGGACCGCGCGCTGTCACCGGCCGCGGCGCAGTTCCGGCGCCAGCTCTTGGGCGGTGCCTGA
- a CDS encoding ABC transporter substrate-binding protein: MKRFLKAGLVLALAGTGLASQAATELVIATVNNGHMIEMQKLTPFFEKANPDIKLKWVTLEEGTLRQRVTTDIATKGGQFDVMTIGLYEAPIWSKKGWLQPIATDAAYDADDLLPAIRAGLSYEGKLYAAPFYGESSMLMYRKDLADKVGFQMPEQPTWAQVKELAGKIHDPKAGVYGMCLRGKPGWGDNMAFLTTLVNTNGGQWFDMQWKPQIDTKPWKDAINFYVDMMKSYGPPGASANSFNENLALFNEGKCGMWVDATIAASFISDPKQSKVADKVAFAQAPVAVTPKGANWLWTWNLAIPASSTKGAAAQTFVKWATSKEYVNLVAKEHGWGTVPTGTRKSTYANPEFQKVAKFAAAEKKAIDTANLSDSTLPKSPYVGVQYAAIPEFQAIGVAVGQQMSAALSGKVTVDQALKTSQTAAEREMKKAGYYK; this comes from the coding sequence ATGAAGCGTTTTCTGAAAGCGGGCCTCGTCCTCGCACTCGCCGGCACGGGGCTCGCCTCCCAAGCCGCCACCGAACTCGTGATTGCCACCGTCAACAACGGCCACATGATCGAGATGCAGAAGCTGACGCCCTTCTTCGAAAAAGCCAATCCTGACATCAAGCTCAAGTGGGTGACGCTCGAGGAAGGCACGCTGCGCCAGCGCGTGACGACCGACATCGCTACCAAGGGCGGCCAGTTCGACGTGATGACCATCGGCCTGTACGAAGCACCGATCTGGTCGAAGAAGGGCTGGCTCCAGCCCATTGCCACCGACGCCGCCTATGACGCCGACGACCTGCTGCCCGCCATTCGCGCCGGCCTGTCGTACGAAGGCAAGCTCTACGCTGCGCCGTTCTACGGCGAGAGCTCGATGCTCATGTACCGCAAGGACCTGGCCGACAAGGTCGGCTTCCAGATGCCCGAGCAGCCTACCTGGGCGCAGGTGAAAGAGCTGGCCGGCAAGATCCACGACCCCAAGGCCGGCGTGTACGGCATGTGCCTGCGCGGCAAGCCGGGCTGGGGCGACAACATGGCCTTTTTGACGACGCTGGTCAACACCAACGGCGGCCAGTGGTTCGACATGCAGTGGAAGCCGCAGATCGACACCAAGCCCTGGAAGGACGCGATCAACTTCTACGTCGACATGATGAAGTCGTATGGCCCGCCCGGCGCATCGGCCAACAGCTTCAACGAGAACCTTGCGCTCTTCAACGAAGGCAAGTGCGGCATGTGGGTGGACGCAACCATTGCAGCCTCGTTCATCAGCGACCCCAAGCAGTCGAAGGTGGCCGACAAGGTGGCCTTCGCACAGGCACCGGTGGCCGTGACGCCCAAGGGCGCCAACTGGCTGTGGACCTGGAACCTGGCCATTCCCGCAAGCTCGACCAAGGGCGCCGCCGCGCAGACCTTCGTGAAATGGGCGACCTCCAAGGAGTACGTGAACCTGGTGGCCAAGGAGCACGGCTGGGGCACGGTGCCCACCGGCACGCGCAAGTCGACTTACGCGAACCCCGAGTTCCAGAAGGTTGCCAAGTTTGCAGCGGCCGAGAAGAAGGCCATCGATACGGCAAACCTCAGCGACAGCACCCTGCCCAAATCCCCATACGTGGGCGTGCAGTACGCGGCCATTCCCGAGTTCCAGGCCATTGGCGTGGCGGTAGGCCAGCAGATGAGCGCGGCGCTGTCGGGCAAGGTCACGGTGGACCAGGCGCTGAAGACTTCGCAGACGGCGGCCGAGCGCGAGATGAAGAAAGCCGGCTACTACAAGTAA
- a CDS encoding carbohydrate ABC transporter permease, whose product MKRLLPRALMAPAVLTLLLWMIVPLVMTLYFSFVNYNLMQPGERTFAGIENFHYFVTDPDFWPATWNTLMLIGSVIVITVVLGVLLALLVNEPFPGRGIVRVLLISPFFVMPAVNALLWKHMMMNPIYGILADVWRFFGAQPVDWLTDVPLFSVIVMVAWQWLPFACLIFITSLQSLDREQMEAARMDGASAFQRFFYLTIPHLGRPMAVVIMIEMIFLLSVFAEIAITTNGGPGNESTNMTYLIFKQSLMNFDVGVASAGALFAVVLANIVAVFLIRIIGKNLD is encoded by the coding sequence ATGAAACGACTCCTGCCCCGGGCCCTCATGGCGCCCGCCGTGCTCACGCTCCTCCTGTGGATGATCGTGCCGCTGGTGATGACGTTGTACTTCTCGTTCGTGAACTACAACCTCATGCAGCCCGGCGAACGCACCTTCGCGGGCATCGAGAACTTTCACTACTTCGTTACCGACCCCGACTTCTGGCCCGCAACGTGGAACACGCTGATGCTGATCGGCAGCGTGATCGTCATCACGGTGGTGCTCGGCGTGCTGCTCGCACTTTTGGTGAACGAGCCCTTCCCGGGCCGCGGCATCGTGCGGGTGCTGCTCATCTCTCCGTTTTTCGTCATGCCCGCGGTCAACGCGCTGCTGTGGAAGCACATGATGATGAACCCCATCTACGGCATCCTGGCCGACGTGTGGCGCTTCTTCGGCGCGCAGCCGGTCGACTGGCTCACCGACGTGCCGCTGTTCTCGGTGATCGTCATGGTGGCCTGGCAGTGGCTGCCGTTCGCCTGCCTGATCTTCATCACCTCGCTGCAGTCGCTCGACCGCGAGCAGATGGAGGCCGCGCGCATGGACGGCGCAAGCGCGTTCCAGCGCTTCTTCTACCTGACCATTCCGCACCTCGGCCGGCCGATGGCGGTGGTGATCATGATCGAGATGATCTTTCTGCTCAGCGTGTTCGCCGAGATCGCCATCACCACCAATGGCGGCCCGGGCAACGAGAGCACCAACATGACCTACCTGATCTTCAAGCAGTCGCTGATGAACTTCGACGTGGGCGTGGCATCGGCCGGTGCGCTGTTCGCCGTGGTGCTGGCCAACATCGTGGCCGTGTTCCTCATTCGGATCATCGGCAAGAACCTCGACTGA
- a CDS encoding carbohydrate ABC transporter permease, giving the protein MQPSNFLPQLLRTVGAWAVALLLFFPLGWLFLTAFKTELQAIHVPPLFIFEPTLDNFGEVQRRSDYLLYARNSLITSLGSTIIGLLIAAPAAYSMAFFRTKKTRDILMWMLSTKMMPAVGALVPIYVLAQTAGLLDSLTALTVVFTLSNLPIMVWMLYSAYKDIPNEILEAARMDGASLWTEFRHVVLPLSVGGLASTGLLCLVLSWNEAFWALNLSSAKAGTLATLIASYSSPEGLFWAKLSAASLMAIAPIVVFGWFSQKQLVQGLTFGAVK; this is encoded by the coding sequence ATGCAACCCAGCAACTTCCTTCCGCAACTGCTGCGCACCGTGGGTGCGTGGGCCGTGGCGCTGCTCCTGTTCTTTCCGCTCGGCTGGCTGTTTCTCACGGCCTTCAAGACGGAGCTGCAGGCCATTCACGTGCCGCCGCTTTTCATCTTCGAGCCCACGCTCGACAACTTCGGCGAAGTGCAGCGCCGCAGCGATTACCTGCTGTACGCGCGCAACTCGCTCATCACCAGCCTGGGCTCGACCATCATCGGCCTGTTGATCGCGGCGCCTGCGGCGTACTCGATGGCCTTCTTCCGCACGAAGAAGACGCGCGACATCCTGATGTGGATGCTCTCCACCAAGATGATGCCGGCCGTGGGGGCGCTGGTGCCGATCTACGTGCTTGCGCAAACCGCGGGCCTGCTCGACTCGCTCACCGCGCTCACAGTCGTGTTCACGCTGTCGAACCTGCCGATCATGGTGTGGATGCTCTACAGCGCCTACAAGGACATTCCGAACGAAATTCTCGAAGCCGCGCGCATGGACGGCGCCAGCCTGTGGACCGAGTTCCGCCACGTGGTGCTGCCGCTGTCGGTGGGCGGCCTTGCCTCGACCGGCCTCCTGTGCCTGGTGCTGAGCTGGAACGAGGCCTTCTGGGCGCTCAACCTCAGCTCGGCCAAGGCCGGCACGCTGGCCACGCTCATCGCCTCTTACTCCAGCCCCGAGGGTCTGTTCTGGGCCAAGCTGTCCGCCGCTTCGCTGATGGCCATTGCGCCCATAGTCGTGTTCGGCTGGTTCAGCCAGAAGCAACTGGTGCAAGGCCTGACCTTCGGCGCCGTCAAGTAA
- a CDS encoding ABC transporter ATP-binding protein, which translates to MAYLQLKDIKKSFGDADIIKGVDLEIQKGEFIVFVGPSGCGKSTLLRLIAGLEPITSGNLLLDGKDITWAPSGKRDLAMVFQSYALYPHMSVYDNMSFALKLAGVSKSEIKTKVEYAAKTLNLTQYLDRTPKDLSGGQRQRVAIGRAIVRAPKVFLFDEPLSNLDAALRGNTRVEIHKLHRSLGATTIYVTHDQVEAMTLADRVVVLKDGLIEQVGTPLELYDRPANQFVAQFIGMPSMNMVAASAIPSFSAATGGRLPSDGFLGVRPEGLRVHPKQAAAAGVPGRVELIEALGADTLIHVDVGGVPLISRQNERTPLHAGDDVAVELDPSVLHLFNREGRAVSA; encoded by the coding sequence ATGGCCTACCTGCAACTCAAAGACATCAAGAAGAGCTTTGGCGACGCCGACATCATCAAGGGCGTCGATCTTGAAATCCAGAAGGGCGAGTTCATCGTCTTCGTCGGGCCTTCGGGCTGCGGCAAGTCGACGCTGCTGCGCCTCATTGCGGGGCTCGAGCCCATCACCAGCGGCAACCTGCTGCTCGACGGCAAGGACATCACCTGGGCGCCTTCGGGCAAGCGCGACCTGGCCATGGTGTTCCAGAGCTACGCGCTCTACCCGCACATGAGCGTGTACGACAACATGTCGTTCGCGCTCAAGCTGGCGGGTGTTTCAAAGAGCGAGATCAAGACCAAGGTCGAGTACGCGGCCAAGACGCTCAACCTCACGCAGTACCTCGACCGCACGCCCAAGGACTTGTCCGGCGGGCAACGCCAACGGGTGGCCATTGGCCGCGCCATCGTGCGCGCGCCAAAGGTGTTCCTGTTCGACGAGCCGCTGTCCAACCTCGATGCGGCCCTGCGCGGCAACACCCGCGTCGAAATCCACAAGCTGCACCGTTCGCTCGGTGCCACCACCATCTACGTGACGCACGACCAGGTCGAGGCCATGACGCTGGCCGACCGCGTGGTGGTGCTCAAGGACGGGCTCATCGAGCAGGTGGGCACGCCGCTCGAGCTCTATGACCGGCCGGCCAATCAGTTCGTTGCCCAGTTCATCGGCATGCCGTCGATGAACATGGTGGCGGCGAGTGCGATTCCGAGTTTCTCGGCAGCCACCGGCGGGCGCCTTCCGAGCGACGGCTTCCTGGGCGTGCGGCCTGAAGGCCTGCGCGTGCATCCGAAGCAGGCCGCTGCTGCGGGCGTGCCGGGGCGTGTGGAGCTGATCGAAGCACTGGGCGCCGACACGCTGATCCACGTCGACGTGGGCGGCGTGCCACTCATCTCGCGCCAGAACGAGCGCACGCCGCTGCATGCGGGCGACGATGTGGCGGTAGAGCTCGATCCCAGCGTGCTGCATCTCTTCAATCGCGAAGGCCGCGCGGTCTCCGCCTGA
- the dalD gene encoding D-arabinitol 4-dehydrogenase has translation MLHLGLGSFHRAHQAVYLQRLIDAGDTRWSLSGANIRPDMADVVAALQAQGGRYTLETVSPAGEYRYEQIEAIREVLPYEPSLARVVARGAAPSTRIVSFTVTEAGYYLDTKGKLDLSFGDLAADIERARRGQAWSGGGEGVTIYGAVCAILRARKAAQAGPVTLLNCDNLRHNGDRFRAGLLEFIERAGDSELLAWVQSNTACPNAMVDRITPRPPPELRARVKAATGRDDAAAITGESFIQWVIEDNFVAGRPDWGRVGVELVDSVQPYEEAKIRILNATHSCIAWAGTLIGLGFIHEGTHHPAVRKMAFDYVTDDVIPCLSPSPIDLAAYRDVVLDRFGNPAIRDTNQRVAADGFSKIPGFIAPTVRERRAAGQPIDSVAMLPALFLAFLQRWHRGALPYAYQDQGMDEAAAHAICDAVDPVLALCSDAGLWGATAGDERLVEAVRGASERVASFMNAGATR, from the coding sequence GTGCTTCACCTTGGGCTCGGCTCGTTCCACCGGGCCCACCAGGCGGTCTATCTCCAGCGGTTGATCGATGCGGGCGACACCCGCTGGTCGCTCTCGGGCGCCAACATCCGGCCCGACATGGCCGATGTGGTAGCCGCACTGCAGGCGCAGGGCGGGCGCTACACGCTGGAGACGGTTTCACCGGCCGGCGAGTACCGCTACGAGCAAATCGAAGCCATTCGAGAGGTTCTGCCTTACGAGCCCTCGCTGGCTAGGGTCGTCGCGCGCGGCGCGGCACCGTCCACGCGCATCGTGTCATTCACGGTGACCGAGGCGGGCTACTACCTCGATACGAAGGGCAAGCTGGACCTCTCGTTCGGCGACCTTGCGGCAGACATCGAGCGAGCCCGCCGCGGCCAGGCGTGGAGTGGAGGCGGCGAAGGCGTGACCATCTACGGCGCCGTCTGCGCGATCTTGCGCGCGCGCAAGGCTGCGCAGGCCGGTCCGGTCACGCTGCTCAACTGCGACAACCTGCGCCACAACGGCGACCGTTTCCGTGCCGGGCTGCTCGAGTTCATCGAGCGCGCGGGCGATTCCGAGTTGCTCGCCTGGGTGCAGTCGAACACCGCCTGCCCGAACGCGATGGTCGACCGCATCACGCCGCGCCCGCCGCCCGAACTGCGTGCACGCGTGAAGGCCGCCACGGGCCGCGACGATGCCGCCGCGATCACCGGCGAGAGCTTTATCCAGTGGGTGATCGAAGACAACTTCGTGGCCGGGCGACCCGACTGGGGCCGCGTGGGCGTGGAGCTGGTCGATTCGGTGCAGCCGTACGAAGAGGCCAAGATCCGCATCCTCAACGCCACGCACAGCTGCATTGCGTGGGCCGGCACGCTGATCGGGTTGGGCTTCATCCATGAAGGTACGCACCACCCGGCCGTGCGCAAGATGGCGTTCGACTACGTGACCGACGACGTGATTCCGTGCCTGAGCCCGAGCCCGATCGACCTTGCGGCGTATCGCGACGTGGTGCTCGACCGCTTCGGCAACCCCGCGATCCGCGACACCAACCAGCGCGTGGCGGCGGATGGCTTCTCGAAGATCCCGGGCTTCATTGCACCCACCGTGCGCGAGCGGCGTGCCGCCGGGCAGCCGATCGACAGCGTGGCGATGCTGCCCGCGCTCTTCCTTGCCTTCTTGCAACGCTGGCATCGCGGGGCATTGCCATACGCCTATCAAGATCAGGGCATGGACGAAGCCGCGGCGCACGCCATCTGCGATGCCGTCGATCCGGTGCTGGCACTCTGCTCGGACGCGGGACTCTGGGGCGCCACCGCAGGCGATGAGCGGCTGGTAGAGGCCGTGCGTGGCGCGAGCGAACGCGTGGCAAGTTTCATGAATGCAGGAGCAACGAGATGA
- a CDS encoding L-iditol 2-dehydrogenase translates to MSERLKNRHVLLTGAGGGIGLAVAEACIAEGARCSVVDRMAAAPEAVRALLQKHPDRLAYIAADVTDTKGIAHLLAEAQVAFGPIHTLFNNAAVFDLAPLLDSDEASFDKLFAVNVKGMFFVMQAVLRHMVEAGTQGASVINMASQAGRRGEALVSHYCATKAAVISYTQSAALAMAPHGIRVNGIAPGVVDTPMWDHVDSLFAKAEGLPLGEKKRRVGLEVPLGRMGMPSDIAGAAVFLASDEARYITAQTLNVDGGNVMS, encoded by the coding sequence ATGAGCGAACGGCTGAAGAACCGCCACGTGCTGCTGACCGGTGCTGGCGGAGGCATCGGGCTTGCAGTCGCCGAGGCATGCATTGCCGAGGGCGCGCGCTGCAGCGTCGTCGACCGCATGGCTGCTGCGCCGGAAGCAGTGCGGGCGCTGTTGCAGAAGCATCCCGACCGCCTCGCCTACATCGCGGCCGACGTGACCGACACGAAAGGAATCGCGCACCTCCTTGCAGAGGCGCAGGTCGCCTTCGGCCCCATTCACACCCTGTTCAACAATGCCGCGGTGTTCGACCTTGCGCCGCTGCTCGACAGCGACGAGGCGTCCTTCGACAAGCTGTTCGCGGTCAACGTGAAAGGCATGTTCTTCGTCATGCAAGCGGTGCTGCGCCACATGGTCGAAGCCGGCACGCAGGGCGCATCGGTCATCAACATGGCCTCGCAAGCGGGGCGTCGCGGCGAAGCGCTGGTGTCGCACTACTGCGCAACGAAGGCCGCCGTCATCAGCTACACCCAGAGCGCCGCGCTGGCCATGGCGCCGCACGGCATTCGCGTCAACGGCATTGCGCCGGGTGTGGTCGATACGCCCATGTGGGACCATGTAGACAGCCTGTTTGCCAAGGCCGAAGGGCTGCCACTCGGCGAGAAGAAGCGGCGGGTGGGCCTGGAGGTGCCGCTCGGCCGCATGGGCATGCCGAGCGACATTGCCGGCGCGGCGGTATTTCTTGCCAGCGACGAGGCGCGCTACATCACGGCGCAGACCTTGAATGTCGATGGCGGGAATGTGATGAGCTGA
- a CDS encoding transaldolase family protein has product MNQDFHLYLDSADLTELKACLPHPVVHGVTTNPTLLQRAGVGRDEVPGLLKRCIDLGARQVQAQVYSSDVDGMLEDAENLLAHFDRGQLVVKIPATRQGLDAGARLIAQDVPVTWTAVYAPEQAHFAAQLGAAYAAPYLGRLEDAGIDGLALIAQMQALVAQRPSSGTRLLVASIRSREAYLSLLGLGVGAITIPPRLFAELLDHPATLAAETGFLADARALG; this is encoded by the coding sequence ATGAACCAAGACTTCCACCTGTACCTAGACAGCGCCGACTTGACCGAGCTGAAGGCATGCCTGCCGCACCCAGTCGTTCACGGTGTAACAACCAACCCGACGCTGCTTCAACGCGCAGGCGTAGGCCGCGACGAGGTACCGGGTCTGCTGAAGCGCTGCATCGATCTGGGCGCGCGGCAAGTACAGGCACAGGTGTATTCGAGCGACGTCGACGGCATGCTCGAAGACGCTGAAAACCTGCTCGCGCACTTCGACCGAGGACAACTCGTGGTGAAGATTCCCGCCACGCGCCAAGGCCTCGATGCCGGCGCACGGCTCATCGCGCAAGACGTGCCGGTGACGTGGACGGCTGTGTACGCGCCCGAACAGGCGCACTTTGCCGCGCAACTGGGCGCGGCGTACGCGGCGCCTTACCTGGGGCGGCTCGAAGACGCCGGTATCGACGGGCTGGCGCTGATTGCGCAAATGCAGGCCTTGGTGGCACAGCGGCCCTCGTCCGGCACGCGGCTCCTGGTGGCGAGCATCCGCTCGCGCGAGGCGTATCTTTCGCTGCTGGGGCTCGGCGTGGGTGCCATCACCATTCCGCCGCGCCTTTTTGCCGAACTGCTCGATCATCCCGCCACGCTGGCTGCCGAGACCGGCTTCCTGGCCGACGCGCGCGCCTTGGGCTGA
- a CDS encoding carbohydrate kinase family protein, translating to MRIALTGEALIDFTASEAGTLGFLGHEGGSPLNTAVACARLGEPTGFLTQLSTDLFGERLMGFLEHNGVDTSFILRSSAPSTVAFVERTPQTNRYAFYTRGSADATWAPEPLPQLPADCRFLHFGSISLLQEPAATRIAELVTANAGRRVIVFDPNVRPSLIPDMPAYRARVMEWLAMADMVKLSDEDAELLAPGRPVDALAAECLQAGVHAIIVTRGSAGATLWRTGREPLAVAAPRVEVVDTIGAGDTFTAGLSVSLLAHGVGHPAQLGELSDEAWREVMRFAATAAALNCTREGADPPTLQAVEAALAQQDNVPAASRS from the coding sequence ATGCGCATTGCACTCACGGGCGAAGCCCTGATCGATTTCACCGCCAGCGAAGCAGGCACCCTCGGGTTCTTGGGGCACGAGGGCGGCTCGCCGCTCAACACCGCGGTCGCCTGCGCGCGCCTCGGCGAGCCGACGGGCTTTCTCACCCAGTTGTCGACCGACCTCTTCGGCGAGCGGCTGATGGGCTTTCTCGAGCACAACGGCGTGGACACCAGCTTCATTCTGCGCAGCAGTGCGCCGTCGACCGTGGCTTTTGTCGAGCGTACGCCGCAGACCAACCGCTATGCGTTCTATACCCGCGGCAGCGCCGACGCGACCTGGGCGCCTGAGCCGCTGCCGCAGCTGCCGGCGGACTGCCGCTTTCTGCACTTTGGTTCGATCTCGCTGCTGCAGGAGCCGGCGGCCACGCGCATCGCCGAACTGGTCACGGCCAACGCAGGACGCCGCGTGATCGTGTTCGACCCCAATGTGCGGCCGAGCCTGATTCCCGACATGCCGGCGTATCGCGCGCGCGTCATGGAGTGGCTTGCAATGGCTGACATGGTCAAGCTCAGCGACGAGGACGCCGAACTGCTCGCCCCTGGCCGGCCGGTGGATGCGCTGGCCGCGGAGTGCCTGCAGGCCGGTGTGCATGCGATCATCGTCACGCGCGGCAGCGCCGGCGCCACGCTCTGGCGCACCGGGCGCGAACCGCTGGCCGTCGCGGCGCCTCGGGTGGAGGTGGTCGACACCATCGGCGCGGGTGACACTTTCACGGCCGGCCTCTCCGTGTCGCTGCTTGCGCACGGCGTGGGGCACCCGGCCCAGCTTGGCGAACTGAGCGACGAGGCCTGGCGCGAGGTAATGCGCTTTGCCGCCACGGCCGCTGCGCTGAACTGCACCCGCGAAGGCGCCGATCCACCCACGCTCCAAGCGGTTGAGGCCGCGCTCGCGCAGCAGGACAATGTGCCTGCCGCGTCCCGGTCTTGA